GACAAGATCAAAGGGCCACACTTTAAGTGGAGTCAGGCATTCAGAAAACTATGAGGAGTTTTTTGTTGATGATCACAGTAGTTCTTCTCATAAACTTGGGGGAAAGACACCTGATCAGTTGGCTAATGCACGGGCGATTTCAGTTGCTGCCGCTTATCGCCGATTAGCAAATGTATCTCCTGTGGATAAGGATCATGACCCTGATGACTTTGGACTTGGTGTTCACCAAGAACCCGAATCCATGGATGTGGAAGAAATAGGAAATCTGAACACTAAGAATTCTGACAAAGCTCACTGGAAAGATGATGAGCCTGATCCTGATGACTGCTCGAACAGTCAGAATAAGTTCGAGCCTGATCCTGATGATATTGAAAATGTTGAAGCCATGGAATCAGAACCTTATTCAGGATCTACCAGAGGCATAATTAGTTTAGAACCAGATCCTGATGATTCTCTCATGACACAGTTTTTACCTTCTGCAACTGAGAGGGAGATAGCTAGAAGTAAGGCGCGTGAAGAACCTGATCCCGACGGTTCAGAAGTGTCAAACAAGACTGTTGATGAACCTGATCCTGATGATTATCAAGTAGAACAAGAGAAGATGGGATGTGGAAACGTTGCAAGACCTGATCAAGGTGGTGCTGTATCGATTGTAGACATAGAAAACAAAAGCCAGTTGAGTAGGGATGACAGAGAACCTGATCCTGATGATTCTCTAAAAAATGGAGGCGCGCAAACTAATGAGCCTAATCTGGATGATCAAGAATTACAGAGAATCCAAGACCCTGTTACTATAATATGTACCCGGCTTCAGAAGGCAATTGAGACGCTGCAATCTGAAGTTAATCCCACAGAGATTAGTGGGGTCCTCCAGACCCTATTTAAGATAATTAGGTATACTCTGGCTAGATATTTCTGTTTATCCTGAAATATCTGTTTATTAGTGCTTTGGATTATTGACGCCTGGAAATTTCTCACATTTGACTTCAGGAACGTGATTGAACACCCTTCTGAGATGAAGTTCAAAAGAATCCGTAAGGTAACTTCCTGTTTTTCGTGGTAGCTTTTCTTTACTGTGAATGCCTAGAGAGTTTGGTCACTGATTTCATGTACCTGTTACACACACCAGGATAATCCAATCATCCGACGAAATGTAGCGAATTACAaaggtttgtttctttttatcgTCTTTGATTTGCATTTTCTGTTAATTCCATAAAGCTAGCATTAAGTTTTGACTTAGTTTTTGGTTTCTACATGTTGAATGTTGTGT
The sequence above is drawn from the Rhododendron vialii isolate Sample 1 chromosome 6a, ASM3025357v1 genome and encodes:
- the LOC131328926 gene encoding uncharacterized protein LOC131328926, encoding MSTHNITVTWRGKKFIVEMNSAASLKDLGHELQKLTDVKADTMRLIVPRAFDQSSKLLSPFSEEHSRLHLQEISFFEGKSIRMMGVPKDEVDEILQNAKANLRIAGFEEEEKRMRQRMLDRPHGSLKLPQGQYIFCEFRTLHIPGIELSPPASEALKRMHMLAADPGIVAIMNKHRWRVGIMTEMAPVGYVGVSPKCLLGFNKNQGEEISLRLRTDDLKGFRKYESIKKTLLHELAHMVYSEHDASFFGLDKQLNQEAAALDWTRSKGHTLSGVRHSENYEEFFVDDHSSSSHKLGGKTPDQLANARAISVAAAYRRLANVSPVDKDHDPDDFGLGVHQEPESMDVEEIGNLNTKNSDKAHWKDDEPDPDDCSNSQNKFEPDPDDIENVEAMESEPYSGSTRGIISLEPDPDDSLMTQFLPSATEREIARSKAREEPDPDGSEVSNKTVDEPDPDDYQVEQEKMGCGNVARPDQGGAVSIVDIENKSQLSRDDREPDPDDSLKNGGAQTNEPNLDDQELQRIQDPVTIICTRLQKAIETLQSEVNPTEISGVLQTLFKIIRNVIEHPSEMKFKRIRKDNPIIRRNVANYKAAMEILSLIGFNEDVVSDDIGRAETYLVLKRNDPGLLWLAKSSLETCIAY